From the genome of Arcobacter sp. F155, one region includes:
- a CDS encoding aminotransferase class V-fold PLP-dependent enzyme, with product MFKKDFPYFSNSDIVYLDNAATTQKPKEVISSQVEYYEKYCANTHRSSFGDANKATLNYENARKTLQEFINAKSKEQIIFTKGVTESINFIASSYAKKFKTVIISSLEHHSNIVPWHMQGRTLGDGLEVVSCNENLDFDFVDFENILKANPNSFVSVTHISNAFGKIHDIKAIIKLAHKYNSVVMIDGAQSLAHMSVDMQELDVDFFAISAHKTFGPTGVGAIYIKEKYLKEVEPYQTGGATIDQVDFSSSTMLDAPYKFEAGTQNIAGVIGFAKALDYISEVGYDVIMKQEHEVYEYLTEQLSKLPNIIFYNNLEDSIGSKSFNFKNIMHDDIGILLDKMKIALRVGHHCAQPIMKQLNIKGTIRVSIAFYNTKEDVDKLITALKKALDMLS from the coding sequence CTATTTAGATAATGCTGCTACAACACAAAAACCAAAAGAAGTTATAAGCTCACAAGTTGAGTATTATGAAAAATATTGTGCAAATACGCATAGAAGCTCTTTTGGTGATGCAAATAAAGCAACTTTAAACTATGAAAATGCAAGAAAAACTTTACAAGAGTTTATCAATGCTAAAAGTAAAGAGCAAATAATATTTACAAAAGGTGTAACAGAGTCAATTAACTTTATTGCATCTTCATATGCTAAAAAGTTTAAAACAGTAATCATCTCTTCACTTGAACACCACTCAAATATCGTTCCATGGCATATGCAAGGAAGAACACTTGGGGATGGACTAGAAGTAGTTTCTTGTAATGAAAACTTAGATTTTGATTTTGTAGATTTTGAAAATATATTAAAAGCTAACCCAAACTCATTTGTAAGTGTTACTCATATTTCAAATGCCTTTGGAAAAATACATGATATAAAAGCAATTATAAAACTAGCACATAAATATAATAGTGTGGTTATGATTGATGGAGCCCAAAGTTTAGCCCATATGAGCGTTGATATGCAAGAGCTTGATGTGGACTTTTTTGCTATTTCAGCACACAAAACATTTGGACCAACTGGGGTTGGAGCTATTTACATAAAAGAAAAATATTTAAAAGAAGTAGAACCATATCAAACAGGTGGAGCAACTATAGACCAAGTTGATTTTTCAAGTTCAACTATGCTTGATGCCCCTTATAAGTTTGAAGCTGGAACGCAAAATATAGCTGGTGTAATTGGTTTTGCTAAAGCTTTAGATTATATAAGTGAAGTTGGTTATGATGTAATTATGAAACAAGAGCATGAAGTTTATGAGTATTTGACTGAACAGTTAAGCAAACTGCCAAATATAATCTTCTATAATAATTTAGAAGACTCAATTGGAAGTAAAAGTTTTAACTTTAAAAATATCATGCACGATGATATTGGTATTTTACTTGACAAAATGAAAATCGCTTTAAGAGTGGGTCACCACTGCGCTCAACCAATTATGAAACAACTAAATATCAAAGGTACTATAAGAGTTTCTATTGCCTTTTATAATACAAAAGAAGATGTTGATAAACTTATAACTGCTTTGAAAAAAGCTCTTGATATGCTAAGTTAA